One region of Epilithonimonas zeae genomic DNA includes:
- a CDS encoding DinB family protein, which translates to MTEFEKYIQRYLDLVPSENWIEEMKIASDATLEIYESLSEEQGNYAYAEGKWSLKTLLQHLIDTEKVFAYRALRFSRKDQSLVSGFDEEAWADNSYADKRDLKSLIKEFKLTRKLSIKFFKNLPEEALQLIGIVNGNDIKVETIGKLTVGHNIHHLNIIKERYLPNL; encoded by the coding sequence ATGACAGAATTCGAAAAATATATACAGCGTTACCTGGATTTGGTTCCCTCAGAAAACTGGATTGAAGAGATGAAAATAGCTTCTGACGCCACTTTGGAAATTTATGAATCACTTTCCGAAGAACAAGGGAATTATGCTTACGCAGAAGGAAAATGGAGTTTGAAAACACTTTTGCAACATCTTATTGATACGGAAAAAGTCTTTGCTTATCGTGCGCTCAGATTTTCCAGAAAAGACCAGTCTTTGGTTTCGGGATTTGATGAAGAAGCCTGGGCAGATAATTCTTATGCAGATAAAAGGGATTTAAAAAGTTTGATAAAAGAATTCAAATTAACCAGAAAATTATCAATTAAATTCTTTAAAAATCTTCCCGAAGAAGCCCTGCAATTGATTGGAATTGTAAATGGAAATGACATCAAAGTGGAAACCATCGGGAAATTAACAGTTGGTCACAACATTCATCATTTGAATATTATTAAGGAAAGGTATTTGCCAAATTTATAA
- a CDS encoding GNAT family N-acetyltransferase: MKNNIRKATQDDLVQLSQLFDEYRMFYHKTSDLSGAEQFLSERLEKKDSEIFVAEDEGKLVGFVQLYPLFSSTRMKRYWLLNDLYVNSNSRGKGFSKALIESAKELCRTSDSCGMYLETGKENRIGNQLYPSAGFKKYDDVNFYEWEVDI; the protein is encoded by the coding sequence ATGAAGAATAATATTAGAAAAGCAACTCAGGACGATTTGGTTCAGCTTTCACAACTATTTGATGAGTACAGAATGTTCTATCACAAAACATCTGATTTATCAGGTGCAGAGCAATTTTTATCCGAAAGATTGGAAAAAAAAGATTCTGAGATTTTTGTAGCAGAAGATGAAGGAAAATTGGTGGGGTTTGTTCAATTATACCCATTGTTTTCATCAACAAGAATGAAACGTTATTGGTTATTGAATGACCTCTATGTGAATTCCAATTCCCGCGGGAAAGGTTTTTCCAAAGCTTTGATAGAAAGTGCAAAAGAACTTTGCAGAACATCCGATTCTTGCGGAATGTATCTGGAAACCGGAAAAGAAAATAGGATTGGAAATCAACTGTATCCAAGTGCAGGTTTCAAAAAATATGATGACGTGAATTTTTATGAATGGGAAGTGGATATTTAA
- a CDS encoding barstar family protein has translation MKEIYIDFVDIGDYEDFYEQLKSKLELPEHFGDNLDALSDVISGGLEMPLHLEFVNMSVDQLELFEDLLTTLEDSEDEVEGFTFSYYLEQYEDEE, from the coding sequence ATGAAAGAAATATATATAGATTTCGTCGACATTGGCGATTACGAAGATTTTTACGAACAACTGAAATCAAAATTAGAATTGCCGGAACATTTTGGAGATAATCTTGATGCGCTTTCTGATGTGATTTCCGGAGGATTAGAAATGCCACTTCATCTGGAATTTGTGAATATGAGCGTTGACCAATTGGAATTATTTGAAGATCTTCTGACAACTTTGGAAGATTCTGAAGATGAGGTGGAAGGCTTTACATTCAGTTATTATCTTGAACAATACGAAGATGAAGAATAA
- a CDS encoding ribonuclease domain-containing protein — MNPKLKTLFFFLVGAFAGILTMYLISNYKIEKKSDAEIRKTEVAQSGITVKQDDNPNILSDNGLDFKIVEYATIGQLTEDNSVISYVKSNHKLPNYYITKSEAKSKGWNPSKGNLCDVLPGKAIGGDKFSNREKKLPKGEQYYEADVNYNCGNRGADRIVFTKNGDVWLTKNHYKSFEKQ; from the coding sequence ATGAATCCAAAACTGAAAACCCTGTTTTTCTTTCTCGTCGGAGCATTTGCCGGAATATTGACAATGTATCTGATTTCGAATTATAAAATCGAGAAGAAGTCGGATGCTGAAATTCGGAAGACCGAGGTTGCGCAATCTGGAATAACGGTAAAACAGGATGATAACCCTAATATTTTATCAGATAATGGGCTTGATTTTAAAATTGTTGAATATGCAACTATTGGACAGTTAACAGAAGATAATTCCGTGATTTCTTATGTGAAATCCAACCATAAACTACCCAATTATTACATCACAAAATCTGAAGCTAAAAGCAAGGGCTGGAATCCTTCCAAAGGTAATCTTTGCGATGTTTTACCGGGAAAAGCCATTGGCGGAGATAAATTCAGTAATCGTGAAAAAAAATTGCCAAAAGGCGAACAATATTACGAAGCTGATGTGAATTATAATTGCGGAAACCGAGGCGCCGACCGAATTGTCTTTACAAAAAATGGCGATGTTTGGCTCACGAAGAATCATTATAAATCGTTTGAGAAACAATAG